In one window of Camelina sativa cultivar DH55 chromosome 15, Cs, whole genome shotgun sequence DNA:
- the LOC104746969 gene encoding transcription factor WER-like, translated as MSLWGAMGGGWGVVEEGWRKGPWTAEEDRLLIDYVRLHGEGRWNSVARLAGLKRNGKSCRLRWVNYLRPDLKRGQITPHEETIILELHAKWGNRWSTIARSLPGRTDNEIKNYWRTHFKKKTKSPTNNAEKTKNRLFKRQQFQQQRQMELQQEQQLLQFNQIDMKKIMSLLDDDNNNGDNTFSSSSSGSSGKGGAFYVPQQIIHSTTSSGCDPNTNGYYPVVPVVIPEPNVNEDSAIWNGLWNLDFEGQGSFGGAACAPREHCFGNMAIPFC; from the exons atgagtTTGTGGGGAGCTATGGGAGGAGGATGGGGAGTGGTAGAAGAAGGTTGGAGAAAAGGGCCTTGGACTGCTGAAGAAGACCGCCTTTTGATCGATTATGTGAGGCTTCACGGTGAAGGCCGATGGAACTCTGTGGCTAGGCTCGCCGGGTTGAAGAGAAATGGCAAAAGCTGCAGATTAAGATGGGTTAATTACCTAAGACCAGACCTTAAGAGAGGACAAATTACTCCTCATGAAGAAACCATCATCCTTGAGTTACATGCTAAGTGGGGCAATAG GTGGTCGACGATTGCACGTAGTTTACCGGGAAGAACAGACAACGAAATCAAGAACTATTGGAGAACCCAtttcaagaagaagacaaagtctCCAACTAACAATGCGGAGAAGACAAAGAACCGTCTCTTCAAGAGGCAACAATTTCAGCAGCAAAGACAAATGGAGTTACAGCAAGAACAACAATTGCTTCAGTTCAATCAGATTGACATGAAAAAGATCATGTCTTTACTAGATGACGACAACAATAATGGTGATAATACCTTCAGCAGCAGTAGTAGCGGCAGCAGCGGCAAAGGTGGTGCTTTCTATGTGCCTCAACAGATCATACATTCAACAACAAGCTCTGGTTGTGACCCAAATACAAACGGGTATTACCCGGTGGTTCCTGTGGTAATACCCGAGCCTAATGTGAATGAAGATAGCGCTATTTGGAACGGTTTATGGAATCTAGATTTTGAAGGACAAGGAAGTTTTGGTGGTGCTGCTTGTGCCCCAAGGGAGCACTGTTTCGGGAACATGGCTATTCCCTTCTGCTAA
- the LOC104746967 gene encoding ammonium transporter 1 member 3 has translation MSGAITCSVADLSVLLGPNATAAADYICGQLGTVNNKFTDAAYAVDNTYLLFSAYLVFSMQLGFAMLCAGSVRAKNTMNIMLTNVLDAAAGGLFYYLFGYAFAFGGSSEGFIGRHNFALRDFPTLTADYSFFLYQWAFAIAAAGITSGSIAERTQFVAYLIYSSFLTGFVYPVVSHWFWSPDGWASPFRPADDRLFSTGAIDFAGSGVVHMVGGIAGLWGALIEGPRRGRFEKGGRAIALRGHSASLVVLGTFLLWFGWYGFNPGSFTKILIPYESGSNYGQWSGIGRTAVTTTLSGCTAALTTLFGKRLLSGHWNVTDVCNGLLGGFAAITAGCSVVEPWAAIVCGFMASLVLIGCNKLAELLRYDDPLEAAQLHGGCGAWGLIFVGLFAKEKYLNEVYGATPGRPYGLFMGGGGKLLGAQLVQILVVIGWVSATMGTLFFILKKLNLLRISEKDEMQGMDMTRHGGFAYIYHDNDDESHRVDPGSPFPRSATPPRV, from the coding sequence ATGTCGGGAGCTATAACCTGCTCTGTGGCGGATCTCTCCGTCCTACTTGGTCCCAACGCCACGGCGGCAGCAGACTATATCTGCGGCCAGTTGGGTACCGTTAACAACAAGTTTACCGATGCAGCCTACGCCGTAGACAACACCTACCTCCTCTTCTCGGCTTATCTTGTCTTCTCGATGCAGCTCGGCTTCGCTATGCTTTGTGCTGGCTCTGTTAGAGCCAAGAATACAATGAACATCATGCTTACTAATGTCCTTGACGCTGCAGCCGGAGGACTCTTTTACTATCTCTTTGGTTATGCCTTTGCCTTTGGTGGATCCTCGGAAGGATTCATTGGAAGACACAACTTCGCTCTTAGAGACTTCCCAACTCTCACAGCCGactattctttctttctctacCAATGGGCCTTCGCAATCGCCGCCGCTGGAATCACAAGTGGTTCGATCGCGGAGAGGACTCAGTTCGTGGCTTACTTGATATACTCTTCTTTCTTAACCGGATTTGTTTATCCAGTTGTCTCTCATTGGTTCTGGTCTCCGGATGGATGGGCCAGTCCCTTCCGTCCAGCAGATGATCGTTTGTTTAGTACCGGAGCCATCGATTTTGCTGGCTCTGGTGTTGTTCACATGGTTGGTGGCATAGCAGGTCTGTGGGGTGCTCTTATCGAAGGTCCTCGTCGTGGTAGGTTCGAGAAAGGTGGACGTGCCATTGCTCTGCGTGGCCACTCAGCCTCGCTCGTTGTCTTAGGAACCTTCCTCCTATGGTTCGGTTGGTATGGTTTTAACCCTGGTTCTTTCACCAAGATACTCATCCCATATGAATCCGGTTCCAACTACGGCCAATGGAGCGGCATCGGCCGCACAGCGGTTACAACCACACTCTCAGGATGCACAGCAGCTCTAACCACACTCTTTGGAAAACGTCTCCTATCCGGCCATTGGAACGTAACCGACGTTTGCAACGGTTTACTAGGTGGATTTGCGGCCATAACCGCAGGTTGCTCCGTGGTAGAACCATGGGCAGCGATCGTCTGCGGTTTCATGGCTTCACTTGTCCTTATAGGATGCAACAAGCTCGCCGAGCTCCTACGATATGACGATCCGCTCGAGGCAGCCCAACTACACGGAGGATGTGGCGCGTGGGGTTTGATATTCGTAGGATTGTTTGCCAAAGAGAAGTATCTAAACGAGGTTTATGGCGCGACCCCAGGAAGGCCATATGGACTATTTATGGGCGGAGGTGGGAAGCTTTTGGGAGCACAATTAGTTCAAATACTTGTGGTCATAGGATGGGTTAGTGCCACCATGGGAACACTCTTCTTTATCCTTAAAAAGCTCAATCTGCTTAGGATCTCGGAGAAGGATGAGATGCAAGGAATGGATATGACACGGCACGGTGGGTTTGCTTATATCTAccatgataatgatgatgagtcTCATAGAGTGGACCCAGGATCTCCTTTCCCTCGTTCGGCTACTCCTCCTCGCGTCTAA